The window ACACCGGCCGAACACTTGTTGAATATTAGAGAGGTTTGTAAAGCAGGGGTAGATTGGGTACAATTGAGGTTGAAGAATGTTTCTGACGAAATGTATGCGGAAACAGCGGTTTTGGCTAAAAAAATATGCGACCCTTATGGTGCTAAACTGATCATTAACGACAATGTAAAGGTGGCAAAGGTTATCCGGGCCGATGGGGTTCACCTGGGAAAAACGGATATGAGCCCTCAGGATGCCAGAGAGATCTTAGGTGCTGAACTAATTATAGGAGGAACTGCCAATACCCTCAGCGATTGTATAAAGTTGTGTGGAATGGGAGTAGATTACATTGGTTTGGGCCCTTTCCGTTTTACGACAACCAAGCAAAATTTAAGTCCGGTTTTAGGTCTTGGAGGTTATCGGAAAATTGTAAGCCAATTAAACGATGGTGAAATGTCTTTCCCTGTGATAGCAATAGGTGGAATTCAGGAAGCAGATGTAAAGGATATACTATATACGGGTGTTTATGGGGTTGCAGTTTCAGGCGCGCTGACAGTTGAAAATAAGATTAGTCAAACCGTTGAAAAATTTCAATCGCAATTATGGTCAGGCCGGGCAGACAGTCGAGTCCTTATTTAAATAAAGTATTATACAATGAATAACGATATATTAAAAATAGCTGATAAAGAATTTAATTCACGGTTGTTTACCGGAACTGGAAAATTCAGTTCCTCCGGGCTAATGGAGCAGGCTATTAATGCTTCGGAGAGCGAACTGGTGACCGTTGCTTTAAAGCGGGTAGATGTTAAAGATAATCAGGATGATATCCTGATTCATTTAAAAGATGCCCGTATCAACCTATTGCCAAATACATCTGGTGTCCGCGATGCAAAAGAGGCGGTATTTGCAGCCCAATTGGCCAGAGAAGCTCTGGAAACTAACTGGATAAAACTGGAGATCCATCCGGATCCCAAATACTTATTGCCCGATCCGATTGAGACTTTAAAAGCGGCAGAAGAACTGGTGAAATCAGGATTTGTAGTGATGCCGTATATACATGCCGATCCGGTGTTGTGCAAACGCCTTGAAGAAGTAGGGACGCAATGTGTAATGCCTTTAGGAGCACCGATAGGAACGAATAAGGGATTAAAAACCTTGGATTTCCTCGAGATTATCATCGAACAGAGTAATGTGCCTGTTGTAGTTGATGCAGGAATTGGAACGCCATCGCATGCCGCCGCCGCCATGGAACTGGGGGCTGATGCTGTACTGGTAAATACGGCTATTGCGGTGTCTCAAAACCCGGTGGCAATGGGAATTGCTTTTAAAATGGCTGTAGAGGCAGGTAGAATGGCCTACAATGCTAAATTAGCACCGGTTCAGGATAAAAAAGCAATGGCAAGCAGTCCGCTAACAAATTTTTTATATGAGTAGTTTTAAAGACGTGCTGAATCAATACGATTGGGATAAAACAATGCTGAGCATACTTTCTAAAACGGAAGAGGATGTAAAGCAGGCACTTCATAAGAATAAAAGAACCCTGGAAGATTTTAAAGCACTGATATCTCCGGCAGCCAAATCCTTTTTGGAAGAAATGGCACAACTCAGTAGCCGTATTACCAAAAAGAGGTTTGGTAATACGATGCAGATGTATGCACCGATGTATCTGAGCAATGAATGTCAGAATATCTGCACTTACTGCGGCTTTAGTTTAACCAATAAAATCCCCAGACGTACACTCACGGATGAAGAGATTTTAAAGGAAGTGGCATTCTTAAAGGCTAAGGGGTATGACCATGTTTTACTCGTTACCGGAGAAGCAAACAGGACAGTAGGGGTCGATTATTTAAACAATGCGATTCAGCTTATACGTTCTCAGTTTTCAAATATTTCTATTGAGGTGCAACCGCTCGATCAGGAAGAATACGAGCTGCTTATTCAGAATGGCCTGTATGCTGTATTGGTTTATCAGGAAACGTATCATAGAGAAGAGTACAAGAAACACCATCCCAAAGGGAAAAAATCGAATTTTGATTATCGCCTGGAAACTCCCGACAGGTTAGGGAAAGCAGGAGTGCATAAAATTGGTTTGGGAGCACTTTTTGGTTTAGAAGACTGGCGGGCAGACAGTTTTTTTACGGCGCTGCATCTTAAATACCTTCAGAAAACCTACTGGAAAACAAAGTACTCCATATCCTTTCCTCGTTTACGCCCTTTCAGCGGAGGGTTAGAGCCAAAAGTGGAAATGACCGACCCTGATCTCGTACAGCTCATATGCGCCTACCGTTTGTTAGACGAAGATGTCGAATTGTCCATTTCTACCAGGGAACGAGAGGTGTTCAGGGATCATATAGTACAACTTGGAATTACCTCAATGAGTGCCGAATCTAAAACCAACCCCGGTGGGTATACCATTGATAAACAATCTTTGGAACAGTTTGAGATTTCGGATGAGCGAAGTACCGAAACGATTGCAGAAATGCTTAAAAACCAATACCTAGAACCTGTCTGGAAAGATTGGGAAAATGATTGGGTCTCAATGACGGGATTTAAATAAAGATGGGTTTTTTATAGCAAACGGTAGCTGAGTTTTAATTTTGAGTTAAAATTCTTTTACCTCTGGTATTGAATCGATAATTTTGTTTTTCGTATTTTTAAAGGGCGTTAATTGTCAAAAAGTAAAAATATGTTGAAAAAAATAATAATAGTTCTGTTTTTAGGGTTTACGGCTGGTGTTTTTGCAAAAGAAGATAAAGCAGGATTACAGGGTGTCGAAGTGGGGGATGTGTATACCATTGCCGAAGCATCTGCACATGAGTATCAATTTATAAATTTTGAGAAAAGAAATTTAATATTGAAGAGGGGAGGCACCCCTGACTATCAAAGTGTCGAAGGAAACAAGGTGAAAGTTACTGAGGTAAGTACAAATAAGAACGGAGATGTGATAGTTACCTTAGAACGTTTAGACGGTACAAAGTTCTACAATAAATATAAGAAAGTAAAAGCCAATGTATCTAAGGCGATCAGCAGTGGAGAATTGGTTCAATAGGGAGATAGAAATAATTATTACTGAGGGAAACGGCATTTAGCCGTTTTTCTTTTTTTGGTATCTATAGATCAGGTAAGCGATGATGACCAATACTATAAAGGGAAGCATGTTGCCTATAAAGACTCCGATCGAATAAGCGCTGTTCGGTGCATCTTGCAGCTTCTTTTCAATATCGACCTGGGCAAGTAAAAAGAGGATGTCTTGCATTCGTTAATTTTTAAATTTAGCCAAAGCGTTTTTAGTAAAATGAGAGAGCACTAATTTTCCGGACGTTTCCGCGCGCTCGGTTAAAAGTTGATCCCAGTTTTCAGTCCCTTCCCAAAGAACACGTTTCATTTCTTTAAGAGCTTCCGGGTTATAGGATGTCAGCTTGCTTGATATAATGCCGATTTCCTTGTCCAGATCTTTTGTAGAATCAAAAACACGTGCATATAGCCCCTTGTTTTTAGCCCAATAGGCGCTTTTCCATTCTTCAGCGGCAAGGGTAAGTTCTCCCAAACCGGAAATACCTATTTTACGTTCAACCGCAGGAGCAATTACAAAAGGTCCGATCCCTATGGTAAGTTCGGAAAGCCTGATCGAGGCAGCTTCTGTAGCCATGGCATAATCACAAGCGGCTATAAGACCAACACCCCCCCCAACGGCTTTACCGTGAACTCTCCCGATAATAATTTTACCACAAGTGCGCATGGCATTAATAACATTGGCAAATCCGCTGAAAAACTTTTTGCCTTCACTCAGATTCTCGATACTTACTAATTCGTCGAAAGACGCTCCGGCACAAAATGCTTTTTCACCTTCGCTTTTTAAAACGATAATATTAACATCGTTTTTTTGCGCTAAAGAATTTAATTCGTTCGT of the Zhouia spongiae genome contains:
- the thiH gene encoding 2-iminoacetate synthase ThiH; translated protein: MSSFKDVLNQYDWDKTMLSILSKTEEDVKQALHKNKRTLEDFKALISPAAKSFLEEMAQLSSRITKKRFGNTMQMYAPMYLSNECQNICTYCGFSLTNKIPRRTLTDEEILKEVAFLKAKGYDHVLLVTGEANRTVGVDYLNNAIQLIRSQFSNISIEVQPLDQEEYELLIQNGLYAVLVYQETYHREEYKKHHPKGKKSNFDYRLETPDRLGKAGVHKIGLGALFGLEDWRADSFFTALHLKYLQKTYWKTKYSISFPRLRPFSGGLEPKVEMTDPDLVQLICAYRLLDEDVELSISTREREVFRDHIVQLGITSMSAESKTNPGGYTIDKQSLEQFEISDERSTETIAEMLKNQYLEPVWKDWENDWVSMTGFK
- a CDS encoding enoyl-CoA hydratase/isomerase family protein; protein product: MATDRSSGSLYTSIENNIATIEFGHPAGNSFPAELLDRLTNELNSLAQKNDVNIIVLKSEGEKAFCAGASFDELVSIENLSEGKKFFSGFANVINAMRTCGKIIIGRVHGKAVGGGVGLIAACDYAMATEAASIRLSELTIGIGPFVIAPAVERKIGISGLGELTLAAEEWKSAYWAKNKGLYARVFDSTKDLDKEIGIISSKLTSYNPEALKEMKRVLWEGTENWDQLLTERAETSGKLVLSHFTKNALAKFKN
- a CDS encoding thiazole synthase, with the translated sequence MNNDILKIADKEFNSRLFTGTGKFSSSGLMEQAINASESELVTVALKRVDVKDNQDDILIHLKDARINLLPNTSGVRDAKEAVFAAQLAREALETNWIKLEIHPDPKYLLPDPIETLKAAEELVKSGFVVMPYIHADPVLCKRLEEVGTQCVMPLGAPIGTNKGLKTLDFLEIIIEQSNVPVVVDAGIGTPSHAAAAMELGADAVLVNTAIAVSQNPVAMGIAFKMAVEAGRMAYNAKLAPVQDKKAMASSPLTNFLYE
- a CDS encoding thiamine phosphate synthase: MKEISKLQYISQGNTPAEHLLNIREVCKAGVDWVQLRLKNVSDEMYAETAVLAKKICDPYGAKLIINDNVKVAKVIRADGVHLGKTDMSPQDAREILGAELIIGGTANTLSDCIKLCGMGVDYIGLGPFRFTTTKQNLSPVLGLGGYRKIVSQLNDGEMSFPVIAIGGIQEADVKDILYTGVYGVAVSGALTVENKISQTVEKFQSQLWSGRADSRVLI